The Rhodohalobacter sp. SW132 DNA segment GCTGCAACACCAACGGGACGAATATCATCTTCTGTGTAAACAAACAGAATATTATGAGGCATCGTGCTTGAATTTATATAGCGGATGGTAAGTTCAGAACCCGCTTCGGCACGGATTTCAGTGATATCATAACTCAAATCACTTCCTTCTGATCTTACTTCAAGAGTATCCCCCGGTTCAACCGTAACGGTTTTTCCATCATTAATAAAAGTCTCCGCCTCAGCAGATGCATTCATCTCATGAGAAGAATGTGCATTTGTTTTGCTATTCGAATTATGATCGTTCATAACATATCCGGT contains these protein-coding regions:
- a CDS encoding plastocyanin/azurin family copper-binding protein, translated to MKQSIITFTTSIIVMVFAVAATGYVMNDHNSNSKTNAHSSHEMNASAEAETFINDGKTVTVEPGDTLEVRSEGSDLSYDITEIRAEAGSELTIRYINSSTMPHNILFVYTEDDIRPVGVAALQAYQNEYVPEDKMDRIFGYTSLAVPGDTVDVKITVPEEPGSYPYICTYPGHFTQMQGRLISR